In the genome of Bacillota bacterium, the window GGTAGATAAAAATTACGCTTAGAGGGGATTGATAGAATTGGCTCATTGTCACGGTCCTGATTTAACCGAAACAATTAAAGGTGATAAGAGAATTGTCCTGGCGGGAAACCCTAATACAGGAAAGTCAGTATTCTTTAACTATTTAACCGGTTTGTATGTTGATGTCTCCAATTATCCGGGAACAACGCTGGAGATATCACATGGGCGTATAGGAAATGATGTAGTTGTTGATACCCCCGGGGTTTACGGTATTTCTTCTTTTAATGATGAAGAAAGGGTGGCCCGGGACATTATTCTTTCCGCTGATTTAGTGGTAAACATTGTAGATGCTACCAACCTGGAAAGGGACTTGTTTCTTACGCAGCAAGTTATTGACACAGGCATTCCTGTTTTACTAGTGTTGAATATGATGGATGAAGCAGACCGCCACGGTATTAACATAAATGTTGCATTGCTGTCGGAATTGCTGGGGGTACCGGTTATTCCAGCAGTGGCGGTTAAAAAAATAGGCCTATCCGAGGTAAAGGATAATCTTCCTTTAGCAAGACCGGGAAATGTCACCCCTGGAGTACAACATCTTCTGGATGCTATGATTGGTAGAGTTGCTAATAAGGGAGAAGCTTTGCTTTTGTTGGAGGGAGACCAAATTATTTCCGGCAGGCATGGCCTTGAACCTGGTGAATATAGGGAGGAAATATACTCACGCCGCCGGGAGAGGGTGAATATCATAGTAGGGCACGCGGTGGAAATGGCCTCAGAACGAAAATCTTTCAGTCAAACTCTTAGTGGTCTCATGATTCGGCCTATTACCGGTATTCCCATGTTGGCTCTTATTTTGTATGGTATGTACAAGGCTATAGGCGTATTTGTGGCCCAGACTGTGGTGGGCGTAACCGAAGAAACGATAATGATAGGGATGTTTGAACCGGCTGTACGAGGACTGATCGGTGAATTTACAGCTTTAGACTCTCCGTTGGGACAAATACTCGCTGGAGAATTCGGTGTGTTTACCATGACCTTTACTTATGTTTTAGGATTGTTGATGCCGCTGGTTGCAGGTTTCTATTTTTTCCTTGCCCTGTTTGAGGATTCCGGTTATCTTCCCCGTCTTGCTACTTTAGTGGACAGGCTTTTAACCGGAATGGGGTTAAATGGACGGGGTGTAATACCGCTTATTTTAGGTTTCGGATGTGTGACTATGGCTACTATTACCACTCGCCTTCTTGCTTCCGAGCGGGAACGAATAATTGCTATTGTGTTACTGGGATTAACCATTCCCTGCTCAGCTCAATTGGGAGTTATTGCCGGCATTCTCGCCGGCTTGGGAGGACAGTACGTGGCGGTTTATGTTCTGGCGGTTTTCAGCGTTTTGGTTATGGCCGGAACGGCACTTAATGCCCTGTTACCTGGGAATTCTTCCGATCTGCTTATTGATTTACCACCTTTACGTGTGCCCAGGTTGGATAATGTAATTAGAAAAACTGCAACCAAATCATATAATTTTATCAAAGAAGCGACACCTTTGTTTGCATTAGGGGCATTGTTAGTCAGTGTTTTCCAGTTAACGGGTATTCTAAAATTCTTACAAAATTTGTTGGCCCCAATCACTGTAGGATTTTTAAATCTACCTCCGGAAGCTGCAACTGCTTTCATTATGGGTATAGTAAGACGAGATTTTGGTGCTGCGGGACTTGCCAATATGTCTCTATCTTCCATTGAGGCAACGGTTGCTTTAATTACCATTACTCTTTTTGTGCCGTGCATAGCTGCCATTCTTGTTCTATTTAAAGAACGAGGCAAGAAAGAGGCTGCCATCATTTGGGGCGGTAGCTGGGTTGTGGCATTTGTATTTGGAGGCATGGTGGCCCAATTGTTTGATCTTTTCGGTCAAGAGAATAGCGCTACAGCACCCTTGGTTATGATTTCATTTATATTAATGACGACAATTGTTGCCGCAGTTAGTTCGGTGGTCAAAAGCCGTAAAAGAAAGTCTATAGTAGTTTAAAAGGGCGGCCTGTCAGGCCGCCCTTTTAAATCGTACTTATTGATTTTTGTTTTTAGCATCTGCTACTTCCATTTTAGCATCGTCAGCCAGTTTTTTCATTTTCTCAAGGTTGCCTATTTCCGCGGAAAATTCGTATTTACCTTTTACTTGTTCAGCAAGCTGTCCGATTTCATATAGATAATTTTCCGCATTGTTTAGCTTGTTTTCAACGTCTTGGTTTTTCAAAGAGATGCACCTCCTAAAAAATGTTTTCTTACACAATGGTAATATGTACATTTTTGGCAATAATTATGCATCCAGTCGTTATCTTAAAATTATATGCATAGCTAGTCCAGTCGTTTTGGCTTACCAAGCATTATATATGTCAACAGGGCGAGTATTCCAGGGATGGAAGCGAAAGCATACATTAGAGAGTATCCAGTGAATTGAGCTAGAATGCCCCAAACCATGGCCCCACCACCTATGCCTAGGTCGAAGGCAGAAAAAAATGTACTGTTTACTGCCCCGCGCCGGTTCGGTTCTGCATCCCTCATGGCAAGTGCCTGCATGCTGGGTTGGACAGAACCGAATCCAAGCCCGTAAAACGCGGCAGCTAATAGAAACATCCACATGGTGTGAGAAGCCGCAAGAATAAGCATTGCTCCCACTAAGAGCAGAAGTCCCGGTATAACCACAATGTCGTATCCTCTTTTATCCACCAGAATACCTGAAAGAGGCCTGGATATAAGCATTATCAATGCAAAGATAGTAAAAAAAGGGCCAATGTTATCAATGCCCCTCTGGTTTGCATATAAAACCAGAAAAGAGACGATAGACCCAAAGGTAGTGGTAACAAAAAATATGACCAGAGAGGGGCGCAGGGCGCTCTTTTCATACAAAGTTGGCTTTGGGGCATTGGCTGCTGCTTGGATTATGTTTTGATACTTAATACCCAGAGAAAAAACCAGGGCAAAAAAAGCCAGCGCTGCTGAGATTAAAAAAAGGTGAGTAAAAGAATAGTTATTGATAATAAAAATTCCTGCAGCCGGGGCTACGGCCATAGATATTGCGGTGGCCAGACCAAAGTAACCCATACCTTCACCCATGCGAGGCCGGGGTATGACATCTGCCGCCACGGTACCCGCTGCGGTTGTACATGCACCCCACCCGAGCCCGTGCAAGAAGCGCATCAACAATAAAAAGACTATCCCTTCAGCCCAGTTATAAGCGATAGCCGAAACAATAAATAGAGTTAACCCGCCAATAAGGATTCCTCTCTTTTCTTTTGTATCCAGCATAAACCCTGCCCAAGGTCTTATGATCATGGCAGAAACAGTGAAAATGCCGATCACCATACCGACGTGAGAGTCGTTCCCACCCAAATGATCCACAAAAACAGGTAGAGTGGGTAACAAAAGCTGTAATCCCAAAAACATAGCCAAATTGGTTAGGCTGATAAGCATAAAATCTTTAGTCCACAAGGACAAAGAACTACTTTTTGTTGGAACAGATGCCGAATCCTGCATTTAGCTTATTCCCTTCCTTTTTGATACTTTCTGTGTTATCGTTTGTTCTGGTTTCATTAAAAAGCGCCCTTACGGGCGCTTTTTGCGCTTAATTGGCTTGCGCTTGCTTTTCTCCAAAAACTTGTAAATATTGTTCCCAGGTCATTAACACCTGCCGTGGCTTGCTCCCTTCGTAGCCACCTACAATCCCCCGGCGTTCCATAATATCCACCAGGCGAGCGGCACGGGCATACCCCACATGAAGGCGGCGCTGGAGCATAGAAATGGAAGCGGTGCCGCTTTCGATAAAGATTTGTGCTGCTTGGGGGAGCAGGTCATCCCAATCTTCGTTGTCTTGATCTTTATGTTGTTCCACTGATTGCTGCAATACTTCTTCATTGTATATAGGGTTGGCTTGATCCTTTAGAAAATCTACTACTGACTCAACTTCATTGTCCGAAAGGAAGGCACCTTGAACCCGTACAGGTTTCGGCGCTCCAACAGGATAAAATAACATATCGCCCTTGCCAAGTAGTTTTTCCGCACCGCCCATGTCCAAAATGGTACGGGAATCAGTTTGACTGGAAACGGCAAAGGAAATTCGCGATGGCACATTTGCCTTGATTAGTCCGGTAATAACATCAACGGACGGCCTTTGTGTGGCAATAACAAGGTGTATGCCGCAAGCCCTGGCCATTTGAGCTAAGCGGCAGATAGCGTCCTCCACGTCAGCAGGAGCAACCATCATTAGGTCAGCAAGTTCGTCAATAATAATTACAATATACGGTAACGGTGCCGGAGGTGCGTTATCACTGTATGTCTCCCGGTCTGTGCCTTGTTGTTTGCCCTGCGAAGTGCTGTTCACCTTTGCCCCGACAGCGGTTTGATATTGTGTCTCTGATTGCATGTTAGCCGGTGTTTCCGAATCTTTACTAATACTCGCTGAATTTGGCATGTTGTTTTGTTCGCCGTTAGGCTCCGTTTTATTTATAGCATTTGAAGCCGGCGGAGTCCTTTGGGCTTCTATACACATTTGATTGTAGCGGCTTATATCGCGCACGCCGGCAGCAGCGAAGAGTTCATATCGTTGTTCCATTTCCCTTACAGCCCAGCGCAAGGCCCCGGCCGCTTTTTTGGGGTCTGTGACCACAGGGCTTACAAGGTGAGGGATACCGTTATAATTAGCCAATTCGACCATTTTAGGATCTACCATTAATAGTTTTACTTCTTCAGGTCTTGCTTTAAATAGAATGCTGCAGATTATAGTATTTATACATACACTCTTGCCTGCACCCGTAGCCCCTGCTACCAGCAAGTGCGGCATACGGCCGAGGTCAGCAATTATAGCACTGCCCGCGATGTCCTTGCCCAAAGCAACTGATAATTTGGATATATTTTTGGTGAATTCCTTACTCTCCAGCAATTCTCGCAGCTGTACAGAATTAATTTCCTGGTTTGGGACTTCAATGCCTACGGCCGCTTTGCCGGGAATGGGTGCTTCTATTCTAACTCCGGAGGCTGCTAATCCTAATGCTATATCATCAGCCAGACCCGCTATGCGGCTGACTTTGATACCCGGGGGAGGCTGTATTTCATACCTGGTAATTGCCGGCCCGGCGGAAACATTGATGACTTTGGCAGTAATACCAAAGTTTGCCAGGATTTGCTCCAAAAGATGACTACGTTCCTTAGTATCCTGTTCATTTTTATTACTGGTGCGCGGGGCGGGCTTAAGCATTGCCGGAGAAGGCAGGTAAAAGGAACTGTTGCGGTCTTCGACGGGAAATAGGCTTGCGAATTGTTCTCCCTGAGTTTCTTCTTCACCTTTATCCGGCATTTGTTTAAAGGTTTGGGAATCCTTCCCTCCCATTATGTCCAGGGAAGTGTCTGACGGTGATTCAGCTATATTGCTGTTTATCTTTTCCGTCTGTTTTTTGGCATTCTTGTTTGTCGCTTTCTCTCTCTTTCTTTTGCTTTTCTCTGCCCTATGATTTTTAGTAGGGTTGGATTTATTTTCTTCAGTAAACAGAAAGTTAATGAGCCAGTGCCAAAGACTTCTAAGACCCGAAGACAGCTTTGAAACAAGCACTTGAGTAAGTTCAACAATGGATGTACCTGTAGTAAGAGTAACTCCTACCAAGAAGAGGGTTGTCAGAATGATCTTCGTGCCAATTATACCGAAGTAAGGGAGTAGGAGGTAAGCAGGCAATGCTCCTATAAAGCCACCCCCGAGCCCTTGCTGAGCAGCACTGAAGGAATTTTTAGGGTCAAATCCCAAGTGCAGGTATGTAAGAAAGGTAATAAAAAGAATAATTATACCTGCCCCTTTTACGGAGGGGTTAAAGGTACGTTTTACTAATAGATGGATTCCAGCGGAAAGGATCAAAAACGGCACCAATAACCTGCCGCTGCCCGCTGTGACCTTTAGGGCTGTGGAAATAAAGTGCCCTATTTTTCCTACTGCCGGGGTTAAAAAGCCGGCCAGGGCAAAAAGGGCAAAGGCAACTAGTGATAGTCCTATCATTTCATATTTTATATCCCTTTTTTCCCGTCGAGACATAAAAGGCGACATCCTTTCATTATTCAGCATATTTTTCAGCTTACCATAAAATGGTCATGGTGACAAGCAAAGCCTGAAACGATAAAGACAGCCTTTAAAAGGCTGCCGGAAGAGTCATTTGGTCATTTCTAACATTAAAGATTTGTCTTCTCTAAAATAGCGTACTTCCCAACCTAGTTGCATTGCCGTCCTAGCAGCCATTTCTCCTGTAGTAATATCGTGAACGATAAACATTATGTGTCCTTTTTCAAGGACCTCCAGGTTTTTTTGTACTAAAACTGGTATTTTGGCAAGGCTGAAACTTGTTAAATCTAATTTTGCCGGCATTGAGCGGATTCCTCCCCTAATATTCTTTCGACATTTAAGAATGTTTATCCTTTTATAAATCTTCTTATTCAATTATAATACCTTATTAAAATTAAGAAAGGTTTTTATGCTAGAATTTATGGTGATACTGGTTTGAATTCTGGAGAAGGAAGGGCTCTAATCTGGGAAGTTCTTTGTAAGCATAAATAGGGAATGCTTGTTAGCAATTGTGGATAACTATTAAGGTTATGTGCAAAAAAAAAGCCCCACTTTAGGGGGCTAATGCAAGGGCAGTAATCTAATGATTCTATACTATTATTATAACAGATATTCCAGGGAGTGTCAGTAGTTATCCCCAACCTGGGTATAACTTTTCACATTTTTAAATATTTTTGTGTATAAGTATAATCAACCTGTGTATAGAGCGATGTGCTTCACTTTTGAATTGAATTTAGGTCTGGTTGAGAAAAGTGGTCTTTAGTTGGTGAGATTTGGAAAACATGTTCGGGTATGCAGAAAATGCCAGGATAATGCTGGATAAGGTGGCAACAGCGGTAAGGGAAAAAAGTATCAATAATTGGTAGCGAACGGCCTCTACTGGACTGGCCCCCCCGATAATAAGACCGGTCATCATACCCGGTAATTGGACTAAACCTACTGTTTTTAAGCTGTCAATTAATGGAATTGTGCTGGCCCTAACGGCATTCCGGAGAGCAGTTTCTGCTGCTTGTCGTGATGTTGCTCCCAGTGATAGGGCTACCTTGATTTGGTCGCGGTGGGATTGTATTTCATTCTGTAGCCGGTTTAACAGAAGACCGCAGGCAACCATGGAATTACCTATAATCATTCCACTTAGAGGGATGATAAAACGAGGGGTAGCTTCAATAATATTAAGTCCAAGTAGGATTGTCATGGCCATAGCTTCGGCAGCAAAGATGGCGGCAAATACCTTAATGAATATTTTATCCAAGCCGGAGCCACGTTTGGCAGCGTTATGGGATGCAACTAATGTCATTGCCAGGATCATAAGTATTAGATACGGCCAATCTCTGAGATCAAATACCAGATGAAGGATGTATCCTACGGCAGTCAGCTGGACTGCTGCCCTTATGGTGCCTACTAAAAGTTCCCTTTCTAACCCCAGGTGTTGCCAGAGAGATAAAATCATGGCAACTGCTACGAAGATAAGAGTAAAAAACAGTGCAGTGGCCGACATAATTACATTATTCCTCCTTATCGTTTACGATTAGCTCTATTTTTCCGTCATGCACAGACCATGAATAGGGACTAACCCTTTGGGCCTGTAATCTGTCATGAGTAACCCAGAGGCAGGTGTATCCGTGCTCCTTGTTGAGGTTAATAATTAAATTTTCGATTGACATAGCTGATTCGTGGTCTAGAGAGGATGTGACCTCGTCCAGCAGTAGTATGCGCGAACCATTGGCAATAGTTCGCGCCAGGGCAACACGCTGTTTTTGTCCTCCGGAAAGGTTGGAGCTGTTTCGCTCAAGAATTTTTTCCTCCAGCCCAACCATCTTTATAATCTCAGCTGAAGATGTGGGAGGGGTTTGCCCCCTTAGCCCCGGACCGTATAATAAATTATCCTTTACTGTTCCTGGTAGCATGACGGGGATTTGGAATACCAGACCCACCTGTCTACGTAACTCCAATACGTCCCATTGTTTTATTTCTTTTTCCTGAAAATAAATTTCACCGCCGTCAACGTCTTCAAGGCGGTTAAGCAGTGAAAGCAAGGTGCTTTTTCCGGCGCCTGAAGGTCCGATAATAGTTATCAGACTACCTTTGTCTACGTGAACAGATACTTCTTTTAAAACAGTTATGGTTGATGATAGGGAAATACGACAGTATTTTGTCACCTGTTTTAGTTGGAAAAGCGGGGGAGTCCTTTTACCCTTTATTTGCATTATATGAAAGTCCTACCTTTGTACTTGGATCTTGAACTGATACTATTTTACCAGAGGATTGGAAAGTTTAAAATTGTATACCAAAAAAGAGTTGAAAACGAGGGAAAGGAGTGACATTTAACTGTCTATCATTCAAGTGAGGGACCTGGTTCGTAAATACAAAGACTTTTTAGCTGTAAAAGGGGTAACTTTTGATGTGCCGGAGGGTGAAATATTTGGTTTCTTAGGTCCTAATGGGGCAGGCAAATCTACTACCATCCAGATTCTAGCGACTTTGCTCAAACCCACGGAAGGTACTGCAGTGGTTAATGGGTTTGACATACGAAATGAACCTGATAAGGTAAGACAATCCATTGGATTGGTTTTTCAGGATCCTTCTCTGGATGAACGACTTACTGCCAGGGAAAATCTCTATTTTCATGCGATGCTTTATAATGTGGAAACCACAATTATGAAGAAAAGGATGGCCGAGGTTCTGGAAATGGTGGAACTGGCTGACCGGCAAAAGGATCAAGTAAAAACTTTTTCCGGGGGAATGAGAAGGCGCCTGGAGATAGCGAGAGGGTTGGTTCATTACCCTAAAGTGCTTTTTCTTGATGAACCCACGGTAGGGTTGGATCCTCAAACTCGTAAGCGGATCTGGGAATATATTCATTATCTGCGGGACAAGGAAGGATTGACCATATTTTTAACCACTCATTACATGGATGAGGCTGAAAACTGTCAGCGCATTGCAGTTATCGATCATGGGGAGATAGTTGCCCTGGATACACCGGAAAACCTAAAGAGTGTAATAGGAGGAGATGTTATCAAAATTTCCACCGACAATAATGAAGAAGTATTGCCTGTAATTAAGAGCAGGCTGCAGGTAAAAGCTGAAAAACAAGGAGATTATATTGCAATACAGGTGGAAAAAGGGGAGACCTTTATACCCCGGCTGGCAGTGGAGTTAAATGGAAGGATTAATTCTATGTTAATCAAGAAGCCTTCACTGGACGATGTGTTTTTACATCTCACGGGTCGTGAGATACGAGAAGAAGGTGTAAATGCTGTAGATCGGATGCGAGTTTATGCCAAGCGGAAACGTTAGGGGGGGTCCAATGCGATCCATGAAGGCTGTGTATACTATTTGGCTCAGGGATGTATTAAGATTTATGCGGGAAAGGAGCCGTATTGTCGGTACTTTGGCACAACCCCTTCTTTACTTGTTAATTGTCGGGACGGGGCTCTCTGCCGCCTTTCGACTGCCGCAGGCGCCTGAAGGGTTCAGTTACCTGCAATTCATGTATCCAGGTATATTGGGCATGTCGGTATTATTTACTTCTGTCTTTTCAGGCCTTTCCATTGTCTGGGATAGGGAGTTCGGCTTCCTGAAAGAGGTGTTGGTGGCCCCTGTTCCCCGTTGGGCTGTTGCTGTAGGCAAAGCACTGGGAGGGAGCACCGTGGCCATGATTCAGGGGGCAGTTTTGCTATTGTTGGCTCCTCTTGTGGGTATTTCTCTTACATTTATTACAATCTTAAAGGTGTTTTTAGTATTATTTATTATTGCCTTTTCGCTAACATCTCTGGGCATCACTATTGCTTCCAGAATGGAATCCATGGAAGGATTTCAGATGATCATGAATTTCTTGGTAATGCCGCTTTTTTTTCTCAGTGGAGCCCTGTTTCCATTAAAAGGGGTGGCTCCTTGGATGGAGACATTAATGAAAATCGACCCCCTTACTTATGGGGTCGATGCTCTTAGAAATATAATATTTGCAAACAATGATCAAGGACAATTGTTTGTGAATTTCTCCTTAAGCTTGGACCTAACTGTAATATGTTTGATGGCACTGGTGTTTATCTTTTTGGGTGCTAGAGCCTTTAACCGGCAGGAATAGCGGCAAATCACCATATTTAATCAATAATTTTGCCACGCATCCATATACATGGGTAAAATGACCGGTTTTAAAAGGGTATTGACTGCATCGGTATCTACTTTTTCGTCTCGGGCAAAAGTGAACATGCCGGGGATAATCTGGTTGTTTAGATACTTTGTATCTGTCTGAATATCGATTTTGCCCGGCTTAATGTCATAGTTGGCCGCAAGTGTGAAGCCCCAATTGCCAAATGAAGGAACATCGGCGTGATACGGGAAAACTTCCAGGCCTACGGCTTCGACGGTGTTGACAATGGTCCAAAACACCTTGGGAGCAAAAACAGGGCTTGTAGATTGTATGGACACTGTACCACCGGGGGCTAAATGGTCTTTTATTAGGGTATAGAATTCAAGCGTATACAGTTTGTTTAAGCTTTCATTATTGGGGTCCGGTAGGTCTACAATAATAATATTGTAGAGGGTCTGATTGTTTTCCAGGTATTTGTATGCGTCTTGGTTGATAATTTTCACCTTCGGGCTCTCCAAGGATTTGTTGTTAATTCTTGCTATTAATGGCTCTTCTCTGCAAAACTCGACCAATGCTTTATCCAGGTCTACCAGTGTAATATCTTTAACATCTTCATATTTTAACAGCTCTCTTACCGCCATTCCGTCTCCTCCTCCCAGGACAAGTACGTGGTTGCGTCTGGGAGTTACGGCTGCCGGTATGTGCACCAGCGGCTCGTGGTACCTGTACTCATCCAGAGAAGAGAATTGCAGATTTCCGTTTAGGTAGAGTCGCAGGTCTTTGTCATTTTTGGTAAGAGTTACTTTTTGGTACTGCGTGTCGAAGGATTTGATAATATAATCCTTATATAGTTTTTGTTCCATGGAAAAGGACAGGGCATCGCCGGTAACTATTCCGCCCAAAAGTATCAGGGCAATAGCCACAGTGATAAAACCCAAAATTGTTTTATTGGTTATCTTATGATAGTAGCGCCAAAATATAAAAACGGCAACACATAGATTAAGAAAGCCAATGGTGAAAGCGCCCCGTACATAACCAAAAAACGGGATAATTAAAAAAGGCACCAATAAACTTCCGATCAGGCTGCCTATATAATCCCATGCCAGTATGTTTGCTGCACCGTCTTTTAAGGAGTGCATTATTTCTGTTACCATACGTACAAGAATTGGCAATTCGCAACCAACATTTGTTCCAATTAATAAAATAAGCAAATAAGCGAGCGGCCTGTAAAAATCAGTATAAGCATACGCGGTAAACAGTAGAAATACGGAACTGCCCCCCACAAGAGCTATT includes:
- the feoB gene encoding ferrous iron transport protein B, whose product is MAHCHGPDLTETIKGDKRIVLAGNPNTGKSVFFNYLTGLYVDVSNYPGTTLEISHGRIGNDVVVDTPGVYGISSFNDEERVARDIILSADLVVNIVDATNLERDLFLTQQVIDTGIPVLLVLNMMDEADRHGININVALLSELLGVPVIPAVAVKKIGLSEVKDNLPLARPGNVTPGVQHLLDAMIGRVANKGEALLLLEGDQIISGRHGLEPGEYREEIYSRRRERVNIIVGHAVEMASERKSFSQTLSGLMIRPITGIPMLALILYGMYKAIGVFVAQTVVGVTEETIMIGMFEPAVRGLIGEFTALDSPLGQILAGEFGVFTMTFTYVLGLLMPLVAGFYFFLALFEDSGYLPRLATLVDRLLTGMGLNGRGVIPLILGFGCVTMATITTRLLASERERIIAIVLLGLTIPCSAQLGVIAGILAGLGGQYVAVYVLAVFSVLVMAGTALNALLPGNSSDLLIDLPPLRVPRLDNVIRKTATKSYNFIKEATPLFALGALLVSVFQLTGILKFLQNLLAPITVGFLNLPPEAATAFIMGIVRRDFGAAGLANMSLSSIEATVALITITLFVPCIAAILVLFKERGKKEAAIIWGGSWVVAFVFGGMVAQLFDLFGQENSATAPLVMISFILMTTIVAAVSSVVKSRKRKSIVV
- a CDS encoding MFS transporter, giving the protein MQDSASVPTKSSSLSLWTKDFMLISLTNLAMFLGLQLLLPTLPVFVDHLGGNDSHVGMVIGIFTVSAMIIRPWAGFMLDTKEKRGILIGGLTLFIVSAIAYNWAEGIVFLLLMRFLHGLGWGACTTAAGTVAADVIPRPRMGEGMGYFGLATAISMAVAPAAGIFIINNYSFTHLFLISAALAFFALVFSLGIKYQNIIQAAANAPKPTLYEKSALRPSLVIFFVTTTFGSIVSFLVLYANQRGIDNIGPFFTIFALIMLISRPLSGILVDKRGYDIVVIPGLLLLVGAMLILAASHTMWMFLLAAAFYGLGFGSVQPSMQALAMRDAEPNRRGAVNSTFFSAFDLGIGGGAMVWGILAQFTGYSLMYAFASIPGILALLTYIMLGKPKRLD
- a CDS encoding DNA translocase FtsK; protein product: MLNNERMSPFMSRREKRDIKYEMIGLSLVAFALFALAGFLTPAVGKIGHFISTALKVTAGSGRLLVPFLILSAGIHLLVKRTFNPSVKGAGIIILFITFLTYLHLGFDPKNSFSAAQQGLGGGFIGALPAYLLLPYFGIIGTKIILTTLFLVGVTLTTGTSIVELTQVLVSKLSSGLRSLWHWLINFLFTEENKSNPTKNHRAEKSKRKREKATNKNAKKQTEKINSNIAESPSDTSLDIMGGKDSQTFKQMPDKGEEETQGEQFASLFPVEDRNSSFYLPSPAMLKPAPRTSNKNEQDTKERSHLLEQILANFGITAKVINVSAGPAITRYEIQPPPGIKVSRIAGLADDIALGLAASGVRIEAPIPGKAAVGIEVPNQEINSVQLRELLESKEFTKNISKLSVALGKDIAGSAIIADLGRMPHLLVAGATGAGKSVCINTIICSILFKARPEEVKLLMVDPKMVELANYNGIPHLVSPVVTDPKKAAGALRWAVREMEQRYELFAAAGVRDISRYNQMCIEAQRTPPASNAINKTEPNGEQNNMPNSASISKDSETPANMQSETQYQTAVGAKVNSTSQGKQQGTDRETYSDNAPPAPLPYIVIIIDELADLMMVAPADVEDAICRLAQMARACGIHLVIATQRPSVDVITGLIKANVPSRISFAVSSQTDSRTILDMGGAEKLLGKGDMLFYPVGAPKPVRVQGAFLSDNEVESVVDFLKDQANPIYNEEVLQQSVEQHKDQDNEDWDDLLPQAAQIFIESGTASISMLQRRLHVGYARAARLVDIMERRGIVGGYEGSKPRQVLMTWEQYLQVFGEKQAQAN
- the fetB gene encoding iron export ABC transporter permease subunit FetB, which codes for MSATALFFTLIFVAVAMILSLWQHLGLERELLVGTIRAAVQLTAVGYILHLVFDLRDWPYLILMILAMTLVASHNAAKRGSGLDKIFIKVFAAIFAAEAMAMTILLGLNIIEATPRFIIPLSGMIIGNSMVACGLLLNRLQNEIQSHRDQIKVALSLGATSRQAAETALRNAVRASTIPLIDSLKTVGLVQLPGMMTGLIIGGASPVEAVRYQLLILFSLTAVATLSSIILAFSAYPNMFSKSHQLKTTFLNQT
- a CDS encoding phosphate ABC transporter ATP-binding protein codes for the protein MQIKGKRTPPLFQLKQVTKYCRISLSSTITVLKEVSVHVDKGSLITIIGPSGAGKSTLLSLLNRLEDVDGGEIYFQEKEIKQWDVLELRRQVGLVFQIPVMLPGTVKDNLLYGPGLRGQTPPTSSAEIIKMVGLEEKILERNSSNLSGGQKQRVALARTIANGSRILLLDEVTSSLDHESAMSIENLIINLNKEHGYTCLWVTHDRLQAQRVSPYSWSVHDGKIELIVNDKEE
- a CDS encoding ATP-binding cassette domain-containing protein — translated: MSIIQVRDLVRKYKDFLAVKGVTFDVPEGEIFGFLGPNGAGKSTTIQILATLLKPTEGTAVVNGFDIRNEPDKVRQSIGLVFQDPSLDERLTARENLYFHAMLYNVETTIMKKRMAEVLEMVELADRQKDQVKTFSGGMRRRLEIARGLVHYPKVLFLDEPTVGLDPQTRKRIWEYIHYLRDKEGLTIFLTTHYMDEAENCQRIAVIDHGEIVALDTPENLKSVIGGDVIKISTDNNEEVLPVIKSRLQVKAEKQGDYIAIQVEKGETFIPRLAVELNGRINSMLIKKPSLDDVFLHLTGREIREEGVNAVDRMRVYAKRKR
- a CDS encoding ABC transporter; the protein is MRSMKAVYTIWLRDVLRFMRERSRIVGTLAQPLLYLLIVGTGLSAAFRLPQAPEGFSYLQFMYPGILGMSVLFTSVFSGLSIVWDREFGFLKEVLVAPVPRWAVAVGKALGGSTVAMIQGAVLLLLAPLVGISLTFITILKVFLVLFIIAFSLTSLGITIASRMESMEGFQMIMNFLVMPLFFLSGALFPLKGVAPWMETLMKIDPLTYGVDALRNIIFANNDQGQLFVNFSLSLDLTVICLMALVFIFLGARAFNRQE
- a CDS encoding polyamine aminopropyltransferase — its product is MTNIADARDIGSSGIMKGKLYHARELNVVSAVISISGIIFQLLLASNMSYLLGNAIVQYSVTIGLFLCGMGVGSYLSRYIGDKHLYTRFIAVQLIIALVGGSSVFLLFTAYAYTDFYRPLAYLLILLIGTNVGCELPILVRMVTEIMHSLKDGAANILAWDYIGSLIGSLLVPFLIIPFFGYVRGAFTIGFLNLCVAVFIFWRYYHKITNKTILGFITVAIALILLGGIVTGDALSFSMEQKLYKDYIIKSFDTQYQKVTLTKNDKDLRLYLNGNLQFSSLDEYRYHEPLVHIPAAVTPRRNHVLVLGGGDGMAVRELLKYEDVKDITLVDLDKALVEFCREEPLIARINNKSLESPKVKIINQDAYKYLENNQTLYNIIIVDLPDPNNESLNKLYTLEFYTLIKDHLAPGGTVSIQSTSPVFAPKVFWTIVNTVEAVGLEVFPYHADVPSFGNWGFTLAANYDIKPGKIDIQTDTKYLNNQIIPGMFTFARDEKVDTDAVNTLLKPVILPMYMDAWQNY